One window of Marmota flaviventris isolate mMarFla1 chromosome 5, mMarFla1.hap1, whole genome shotgun sequence genomic DNA carries:
- the Grk6 gene encoding G protein-coupled receptor kinase 6 isoform X3, with product MELENIVANTVLLKAREGGGGNRKGKSKKWRQMLQFPHISQCEELRLSLERDYHSLCERQPIGRLLFREFCATRPELTRCTAFLDGVAEYEVTPDEKRKACGRRLMQNFLSHTGPDLIPEVPRQLVTNCAQRLEQGPCKDLFQELTRLTHEYLSMAPFADYLDSIYFNRFLQWKWLERQPVTKNTFRQYRVLGKGGFGEVCACQVRATGKMYACKKLEKKRIKKRKGEAMALNEKQILEKVNSRFVVSLAYAYETKDALCLVLTLMNGGDLKFHIYHMGQAGFPEARAVFYAAEICCGLEDLHRERIVYRDLKPENILLDDHGHIRISDLGLAVHVPEGQTIKGRVGTVGYMAPEVVKNERYTFSPDWWALGCLLYEMIAGQSPFQQRKKKIKREEVERLVKEVPEEYSERFSPQARSLCSQLLCKDPAERLGCRGGGAREVKEHPLFKKLNFKRLGAGMLEPPFKPDPQAIYCKDVLDIEQFSTVKGVELEPTDQDFYQKFATGSVPIPWQNEMVETECFQELNVFGLDGSVPPDLDWKGQPPAPPKKGLLQRLFSRQDCCGNCSDSEEELPTRL from the exons ATGGAGCTCGAGAACATCGTAGCGAACACGGTGCTACTCAAGGCCCGGGAAG GTGGTGGTGGAAATCGAAAAGGCAAGAGCAAGAAATGGCGGCAGATGCTTCAGTTCCCCCACATCAGCCAGTGTGAAGAGCTTCGGCTCAGCCTCG AGCGTGACTACCACAGCCTGTGTGAGCGGCAGCCCATCGGGCGCCTGCTGTTCCGTGAGTTCTGCGCCACGAGGCCTGAGCTGACCCGCTGCACTGCCTTCCTGGACGGGGTG GCTGAGTACGAAGTGACCCCTGACGAGAAGCGGAAGGCATGTGGGCGGCGGCTAATGCAGAATTTTCTGAGCCACACG GGTCCTGACCTCATTCCTGAGGTTCCCCGGCAGCTGGTTACTAACTGCGCCCAGCGGCTGGAGCAGGGGCCCTGCAAAGACCTCTTCCAGGAGCTGACCCG GCTGACCCACGAGTACCTGAGCATGGCCCCTTTTGCCGACTACCTCGACAGCATCTACTTCAACCGATTCCTGCAGTGGAAGTGGCTGGAAAG GCAGCCAGTGACCAAAAACACCTTCAGGCAGTACCGAGTCCTGGGCAAAGGTGGCTTTGGGGAG GTGTGTGCTTGCCAGGTGCGCGCAACAGGCAAGATGTATGCCTGCAAGAAGCTGGAGAAAAAGCGGATCAAGAAGCGGAAAGGGGAGGCCATGGCACTAAATGAGAAGCAGATCCTGGAGAAAGTGAACAGTAGGTTTGTA GTGAGCTTAGCCTATGCTTATGAGACCAAGGACGCACTGTGCCTCGTGCTGACACTGATGAATGGAGGCGACCTCAAGTTCCACATCTACCACATGGGCCAGGCTGGCTTTCCTGAAGCACGAGCTGTCTTCTACGCTGCTGAGATCTGCTGTGGCCTAGAGGACCTGCACCGGGAGCGGATTGTGTACAG GGACCTGAAGCCAGAGAACATCCTACTGGATGACCACG GCCACATCCGCATCTCTGACCTGGGACTGGCTGTGCATGTACCAGAAGGCCAGACCATCAAAGGCCGGGTGGGCACCGTGGGCTACATGG CTCCAGAGGTGGTAAAGAATGAGCGGTACACATTCAGCCCTGACTGGTGGGCATTAGGCTGCCTCCTGTATGAGATGATCGCAGGCCAGTCACCCTTccagcaaaggaaaaagaagatcaaGCGGGAGGAGGTGGAGCGGCTGGTGAAGGAAGTGCCTGAGGAGTATTCTGAGCGCTTTTCCCCGCAGGCCCGCTCACTCTGCTCCCAG CTTCTCTGCAAAGACCCTGCGGAGCGCCTAGGGTGTCGTGGGGGTGGCGCTCGAGAGGTGAAGGAGCACCCCCTTTTCAAGAAACTGAACTTCAAGCGGCTGGGAGCTGGCATGCTGGAACCGCCCTTTAAGCCTGAT ccccaggctatTTATTGCAAGGATGTTCTGGATATTGAACAATTCTCCACAGTTAAAGGTGTGGAGCTGGAGCCCACCGACCAGGATTTCTACCAGAAGTTTGCCACTGGCAGTGTGCCCATCCCTTGGCAGAACGAG ATGGTGGAGACTGAGTGCTTCCAGGAGCTGAATGTTTTTGGGCTGGATGGCTCAGTTCCTCCAGACCTGGACTGGAAAGGCCAGCCGCCTGCACCCCCCAAGAAAGGACTGCTGCAGAGACTCTTTAGTCGCCAG GATTGCTGTGGGAACTGCAGCGACAGTGAGGAAGAACTCCCCACCCGCCTCTAG
- the Grk6 gene encoding G protein-coupled receptor kinase 6 isoform X4: MQNFLSHTGPDLIPEVPRQLVTNCAQRLEQGPCKDLFQELTRLTHEYLSMAPFADYLDSIYFNRFLQWKWLERQPVTKNTFRQYRVLGKGGFGEVCACQVRATGKMYACKKLEKKRIKKRKGEAMALNEKQILEKVNSRFVVSLAYAYETKDALCLVLTLMNGGDLKFHIYHMGQAGFPEARAVFYAAEICCGLEDLHRERIVYRDLKPENILLDDHGHIRISDLGLAVHVPEGQTIKGRVGTVGYMAPEVVKNERYTFSPDWWALGCLLYEMIAGQSPFQQRKKKIKREEVERLVKEVPEEYSERFSPQARSLCSQLLCKDPAERLGCRGGGAREVKEHPLFKKLNFKRLGAGMLEPPFKPDPQAIYCKDVLDIEQFSTVKGVELEPTDQDFYQKFATGSVPIPWQNEMVETECFQELNVFGLDGSVPPDLDWKGQPPAPPKKGLLQRLFSRQDCCGNCSDSEEELPTRL, from the exons ATGCAGAATTTTCTGAGCCACACG GGTCCTGACCTCATTCCTGAGGTTCCCCGGCAGCTGGTTACTAACTGCGCCCAGCGGCTGGAGCAGGGGCCCTGCAAAGACCTCTTCCAGGAGCTGACCCG GCTGACCCACGAGTACCTGAGCATGGCCCCTTTTGCCGACTACCTCGACAGCATCTACTTCAACCGATTCCTGCAGTGGAAGTGGCTGGAAAG GCAGCCAGTGACCAAAAACACCTTCAGGCAGTACCGAGTCCTGGGCAAAGGTGGCTTTGGGGAG GTGTGTGCTTGCCAGGTGCGCGCAACAGGCAAGATGTATGCCTGCAAGAAGCTGGAGAAAAAGCGGATCAAGAAGCGGAAAGGGGAGGCCATGGCACTAAATGAGAAGCAGATCCTGGAGAAAGTGAACAGTAGGTTTGTA GTGAGCTTAGCCTATGCTTATGAGACCAAGGACGCACTGTGCCTCGTGCTGACACTGATGAATGGAGGCGACCTCAAGTTCCACATCTACCACATGGGCCAGGCTGGCTTTCCTGAAGCACGAGCTGTCTTCTACGCTGCTGAGATCTGCTGTGGCCTAGAGGACCTGCACCGGGAGCGGATTGTGTACAG GGACCTGAAGCCAGAGAACATCCTACTGGATGACCACG GCCACATCCGCATCTCTGACCTGGGACTGGCTGTGCATGTACCAGAAGGCCAGACCATCAAAGGCCGGGTGGGCACCGTGGGCTACATGG CTCCAGAGGTGGTAAAGAATGAGCGGTACACATTCAGCCCTGACTGGTGGGCATTAGGCTGCCTCCTGTATGAGATGATCGCAGGCCAGTCACCCTTccagcaaaggaaaaagaagatcaaGCGGGAGGAGGTGGAGCGGCTGGTGAAGGAAGTGCCTGAGGAGTATTCTGAGCGCTTTTCCCCGCAGGCCCGCTCACTCTGCTCCCAG CTTCTCTGCAAAGACCCTGCGGAGCGCCTAGGGTGTCGTGGGGGTGGCGCTCGAGAGGTGAAGGAGCACCCCCTTTTCAAGAAACTGAACTTCAAGCGGCTGGGAGCTGGCATGCTGGAACCGCCCTTTAAGCCTGAT ccccaggctatTTATTGCAAGGATGTTCTGGATATTGAACAATTCTCCACAGTTAAAGGTGTGGAGCTGGAGCCCACCGACCAGGATTTCTACCAGAAGTTTGCCACTGGCAGTGTGCCCATCCCTTGGCAGAACGAG ATGGTGGAGACTGAGTGCTTCCAGGAGCTGAATGTTTTTGGGCTGGATGGCTCAGTTCCTCCAGACCTGGACTGGAAAGGCCAGCCGCCTGCACCCCCCAAGAAAGGACTGCTGCAGAGACTCTTTAGTCGCCAG GATTGCTGTGGGAACTGCAGCGACAGTGAGGAAGAACTCCCCACCCGCCTCTAG
- the Prr7 gene encoding proline-rich protein 7: protein MVMSQGTYTFLTCFAGFWLIWGLIVLLCCFCSFLRRRLKRRQEERLREQNLRALELEPLELEGSMAGSPPGLAPPPPPHRGRLEAPAHAHPHVHVHPLLHHGPAQPHAHPHSHHHALPHPPPPHLSVPPRPWSYPRQAESDMSKPPCYEEAVLMAEPPPPYSEVLTDTRGLYRKIVTPFLSRRDSAEKQEQPPPSYKPLFLDRGYTSALHLPSAPRPAAPCPALCLQADRGRRVFPSWTDSELSSREPLEHGAWRLPVSIPLFGRTTAV from the exons ATGGTGATGTCCCAGGGCACCTACACGTTCCTCACGTGCTTCGCCGGCTTCTGGCTCATCTGGGGTCTCATCGTCCTGCTCTGCTGCTTCTGCAGCTTCCTGCGCCGCCGCCTCAAACGGCGCCAGGAGGAGCGACTGCGAGAGCAGAATCTGCGTGCCCTAGAGCTGGAGCCCCTGGAGCTTGAGGGCAGCATGGCTGGGAGTCCCCCGGGCCTGGCGCCACCTCCACCACCGCACCGCGGCCGCCTGGAGGCGCCGGCGCACGCGCATCCGCACGTGCACGTTCACCCGCTGCTGCATCACGGGCCCGCGCAGCCACACGCACACCCGCACTCTCACCATCACGCGCTGCCGCACCCGCCACCGCCGCACCTATCGGTGCCGCCCCGGCCCTGGAGCTATCCGCGCCAAG CGGAATCGGACATGTCCAAGCCACCGTGTTACGAAGAGGCGGTGCTGATGGCCGAGCCGCCGCCGCCCTACAGCGAGGTGCTCACGGACACGCGCGGCCTCTACCGCAAGATCGTCACGCCCTTTCTGAGCCGCCGCGACAGCGCGGAGAAACAGGAGCAGCCGCCGCCTAGCTACAAGCCGCTCTTCCTGGACCGGGGCTACACCTCGGCGCTGCACCTACCCAGTGCCCCGCGGCCCGcagccccctgccctgccctctgtctGCAGGCCGACCGCGGCCGCCGAGTCTTCCCCAGCTGGACCGACTCAGAGCTCAGCAGCCGCGAGCCCCTGGAGCACGGAGCTTGGCGCCTGCCGGTCTCCATCCCCTTGTTCGGGAGGACTACAGCCGTATAG
- the Grk6 gene encoding G protein-coupled receptor kinase 6 isoform X5: MELENIVANTVLLKAREGGGGNRKGKSKKWRQMLQFPHISQCEELRLSLERDYHSLCERQPIGRLLFREFCATRPELTRCTAFLDGVAEYEVTPDEKRKACGRRLMQNFLSHTGPDLIPEVPRQLVTNCAQRLEQGPCKDLFQELTRLTHEYLSMAPFADYLDSIYFNRFLQWKWLERQPVTKNTFRQYRVLGKGGFGEVCACQVRATGKMYACKKLEKKRIKKRKGEAMALNEKQILEKVNSRFVVSLAYAYETKDALCLVLTLMNGGDLKFHIYHMGQAGFPEARAVFYAAEICCGLEDLHRERIVYRDLKPENILLDDHGHIRISDLGLAVHVPEGQTIKGRVGTVGYMAPEVVKNERYTFSPDWWALGCLLYEMIAGQSPFQQRKKKIKREEVERLVKEVPEEYSERFSPQARSLCSQLLCKDPAERLGCRGGGAREVKEHPLFKKLNFKRLGAGMLEPPFKPDPQAIYCKDVLDIEQFSTVKGVELEPTDQDFYQKFATGSVPIPWQNEMVETECFQELNVFGLDGSVPPDLDWKGQPPAPPKKGLLQRLFSRQRIAVGTAATVRKNSPPASSPQPEAPTGDWR, encoded by the exons ATGGAGCTCGAGAACATCGTAGCGAACACGGTGCTACTCAAGGCCCGGGAAG GTGGTGGTGGAAATCGAAAAGGCAAGAGCAAGAAATGGCGGCAGATGCTTCAGTTCCCCCACATCAGCCAGTGTGAAGAGCTTCGGCTCAGCCTCG AGCGTGACTACCACAGCCTGTGTGAGCGGCAGCCCATCGGGCGCCTGCTGTTCCGTGAGTTCTGCGCCACGAGGCCTGAGCTGACCCGCTGCACTGCCTTCCTGGACGGGGTG GCTGAGTACGAAGTGACCCCTGACGAGAAGCGGAAGGCATGTGGGCGGCGGCTAATGCAGAATTTTCTGAGCCACACG GGTCCTGACCTCATTCCTGAGGTTCCCCGGCAGCTGGTTACTAACTGCGCCCAGCGGCTGGAGCAGGGGCCCTGCAAAGACCTCTTCCAGGAGCTGACCCG GCTGACCCACGAGTACCTGAGCATGGCCCCTTTTGCCGACTACCTCGACAGCATCTACTTCAACCGATTCCTGCAGTGGAAGTGGCTGGAAAG GCAGCCAGTGACCAAAAACACCTTCAGGCAGTACCGAGTCCTGGGCAAAGGTGGCTTTGGGGAG GTGTGTGCTTGCCAGGTGCGCGCAACAGGCAAGATGTATGCCTGCAAGAAGCTGGAGAAAAAGCGGATCAAGAAGCGGAAAGGGGAGGCCATGGCACTAAATGAGAAGCAGATCCTGGAGAAAGTGAACAGTAGGTTTGTA GTGAGCTTAGCCTATGCTTATGAGACCAAGGACGCACTGTGCCTCGTGCTGACACTGATGAATGGAGGCGACCTCAAGTTCCACATCTACCACATGGGCCAGGCTGGCTTTCCTGAAGCACGAGCTGTCTTCTACGCTGCTGAGATCTGCTGTGGCCTAGAGGACCTGCACCGGGAGCGGATTGTGTACAG GGACCTGAAGCCAGAGAACATCCTACTGGATGACCACG GCCACATCCGCATCTCTGACCTGGGACTGGCTGTGCATGTACCAGAAGGCCAGACCATCAAAGGCCGGGTGGGCACCGTGGGCTACATGG CTCCAGAGGTGGTAAAGAATGAGCGGTACACATTCAGCCCTGACTGGTGGGCATTAGGCTGCCTCCTGTATGAGATGATCGCAGGCCAGTCACCCTTccagcaaaggaaaaagaagatcaaGCGGGAGGAGGTGGAGCGGCTGGTGAAGGAAGTGCCTGAGGAGTATTCTGAGCGCTTTTCCCCGCAGGCCCGCTCACTCTGCTCCCAG CTTCTCTGCAAAGACCCTGCGGAGCGCCTAGGGTGTCGTGGGGGTGGCGCTCGAGAGGTGAAGGAGCACCCCCTTTTCAAGAAACTGAACTTCAAGCGGCTGGGAGCTGGCATGCTGGAACCGCCCTTTAAGCCTGAT ccccaggctatTTATTGCAAGGATGTTCTGGATATTGAACAATTCTCCACAGTTAAAGGTGTGGAGCTGGAGCCCACCGACCAGGATTTCTACCAGAAGTTTGCCACTGGCAGTGTGCCCATCCCTTGGCAGAACGAG ATGGTGGAGACTGAGTGCTTCCAGGAGCTGAATGTTTTTGGGCTGGATGGCTCAGTTCCTCCAGACCTGGACTGGAAAGGCCAGCCGCCTGCACCCCCCAAGAAAGGACTGCTGCAGAGACTCTTTAGTCGCCAG CG GATTGCTGTGGGAACTGCAGCGACAGTGAGGAAGAACTCCCCACCCGCCTCTAGTCCCCAGCCTGAGGCCCCCACCGGCGATTGGCGGTAG
- the Grk6 gene encoding G protein-coupled receptor kinase 6 isoform X2, giving the protein MGRRRGEHSLGYWSSLFQVKGQKMPHVPWAQTSELQKLAFLKGGGGNRKGKSKKWRQMLQFPHISQCEELRLSLERDYHSLCERQPIGRLLFREFCATRPELTRCTAFLDGVAEYEVTPDEKRKACGRRLMQNFLSHTGPDLIPEVPRQLVTNCAQRLEQGPCKDLFQELTRLTHEYLSMAPFADYLDSIYFNRFLQWKWLERQPVTKNTFRQYRVLGKGGFGEVCACQVRATGKMYACKKLEKKRIKKRKGEAMALNEKQILEKVNSRFVVSLAYAYETKDALCLVLTLMNGGDLKFHIYHMGQAGFPEARAVFYAAEICCGLEDLHRERIVYRDLKPENILLDDHGHIRISDLGLAVHVPEGQTIKGRVGTVGYMAPEVVKNERYTFSPDWWALGCLLYEMIAGQSPFQQRKKKIKREEVERLVKEVPEEYSERFSPQARSLCSQLLCKDPAERLGCRGGGAREVKEHPLFKKLNFKRLGAGMLEPPFKPDPQAIYCKDVLDIEQFSTVKGVELEPTDQDFYQKFATGSVPIPWQNEMVETECFQELNVFGLDGSVPPDLDWKGQPPAPPKKGLLQRLFSRQR; this is encoded by the exons ATGGGAAGACGGCGCGGGGAGCATTCCCTCGGTTATTGGTCGA GCCTCTTCCAGGTGAAAGGCCAGAAGATGCCCCACGTGCCCTGGGCCCAGACCTCTGAACTGCAAAAATTGGCTTTCCTTAAAG GTGGTGGTGGAAATCGAAAAGGCAAGAGCAAGAAATGGCGGCAGATGCTTCAGTTCCCCCACATCAGCCAGTGTGAAGAGCTTCGGCTCAGCCTCG AGCGTGACTACCACAGCCTGTGTGAGCGGCAGCCCATCGGGCGCCTGCTGTTCCGTGAGTTCTGCGCCACGAGGCCTGAGCTGACCCGCTGCACTGCCTTCCTGGACGGGGTG GCTGAGTACGAAGTGACCCCTGACGAGAAGCGGAAGGCATGTGGGCGGCGGCTAATGCAGAATTTTCTGAGCCACACG GGTCCTGACCTCATTCCTGAGGTTCCCCGGCAGCTGGTTACTAACTGCGCCCAGCGGCTGGAGCAGGGGCCCTGCAAAGACCTCTTCCAGGAGCTGACCCG GCTGACCCACGAGTACCTGAGCATGGCCCCTTTTGCCGACTACCTCGACAGCATCTACTTCAACCGATTCCTGCAGTGGAAGTGGCTGGAAAG GCAGCCAGTGACCAAAAACACCTTCAGGCAGTACCGAGTCCTGGGCAAAGGTGGCTTTGGGGAG GTGTGTGCTTGCCAGGTGCGCGCAACAGGCAAGATGTATGCCTGCAAGAAGCTGGAGAAAAAGCGGATCAAGAAGCGGAAAGGGGAGGCCATGGCACTAAATGAGAAGCAGATCCTGGAGAAAGTGAACAGTAGGTTTGTA GTGAGCTTAGCCTATGCTTATGAGACCAAGGACGCACTGTGCCTCGTGCTGACACTGATGAATGGAGGCGACCTCAAGTTCCACATCTACCACATGGGCCAGGCTGGCTTTCCTGAAGCACGAGCTGTCTTCTACGCTGCTGAGATCTGCTGTGGCCTAGAGGACCTGCACCGGGAGCGGATTGTGTACAG GGACCTGAAGCCAGAGAACATCCTACTGGATGACCACG GCCACATCCGCATCTCTGACCTGGGACTGGCTGTGCATGTACCAGAAGGCCAGACCATCAAAGGCCGGGTGGGCACCGTGGGCTACATGG CTCCAGAGGTGGTAAAGAATGAGCGGTACACATTCAGCCCTGACTGGTGGGCATTAGGCTGCCTCCTGTATGAGATGATCGCAGGCCAGTCACCCTTccagcaaaggaaaaagaagatcaaGCGGGAGGAGGTGGAGCGGCTGGTGAAGGAAGTGCCTGAGGAGTATTCTGAGCGCTTTTCCCCGCAGGCCCGCTCACTCTGCTCCCAG CTTCTCTGCAAAGACCCTGCGGAGCGCCTAGGGTGTCGTGGGGGTGGCGCTCGAGAGGTGAAGGAGCACCCCCTTTTCAAGAAACTGAACTTCAAGCGGCTGGGAGCTGGCATGCTGGAACCGCCCTTTAAGCCTGAT ccccaggctatTTATTGCAAGGATGTTCTGGATATTGAACAATTCTCCACAGTTAAAGGTGTGGAGCTGGAGCCCACCGACCAGGATTTCTACCAGAAGTTTGCCACTGGCAGTGTGCCCATCCCTTGGCAGAACGAG ATGGTGGAGACTGAGTGCTTCCAGGAGCTGAATGTTTTTGGGCTGGATGGCTCAGTTCCTCCAGACCTGGACTGGAAAGGCCAGCCGCCTGCACCCCCCAAGAAAGGACTGCTGCAGAGACTCTTTAGTCGCCAG agGTGA
- the Grk6 gene encoding G protein-coupled receptor kinase 6 isoform X1: MGRRRGEHSLGYWSSLFQVKGQKMPHVPWAQTSELQKLAFLKGGGGNRKGKSKKWRQMLQFPHISQCEELRLSLERDYHSLCERQPIGRLLFREFCATRPELTRCTAFLDGVAEYEVTPDEKRKACGRRLMQNFLSHTGPDLIPEVPRQLVTNCAQRLEQGPCKDLFQELTRLTHEYLSMAPFADYLDSIYFNRFLQWKWLERQPVTKNTFRQYRVLGKGGFGEVCACQVRATGKMYACKKLEKKRIKKRKGEAMALNEKQILEKVNSRFVVSLAYAYETKDALCLVLTLMNGGDLKFHIYHMGQAGFPEARAVFYAAEICCGLEDLHRERIVYRDLKPENILLDDHGHIRISDLGLAVHVPEGQTIKGRVGTVGYMAPEVVKNERYTFSPDWWALGCLLYEMIAGQSPFQQRKKKIKREEVERLVKEVPEEYSERFSPQARSLCSQLLCKDPAERLGCRGGGAREVKEHPLFKKLNFKRLGAGMLEPPFKPDPQAIYCKDVLDIEQFSTVKGVELEPTDQDFYQKFATGSVPIPWQNEMVETECFQELNVFGLDGSVPPDLDWKGQPPAPPKKGLLQRLFSRQDCCGNCSDSEEELPTRL, from the exons ATGGGAAGACGGCGCGGGGAGCATTCCCTCGGTTATTGGTCGA GCCTCTTCCAGGTGAAAGGCCAGAAGATGCCCCACGTGCCCTGGGCCCAGACCTCTGAACTGCAAAAATTGGCTTTCCTTAAAG GTGGTGGTGGAAATCGAAAAGGCAAGAGCAAGAAATGGCGGCAGATGCTTCAGTTCCCCCACATCAGCCAGTGTGAAGAGCTTCGGCTCAGCCTCG AGCGTGACTACCACAGCCTGTGTGAGCGGCAGCCCATCGGGCGCCTGCTGTTCCGTGAGTTCTGCGCCACGAGGCCTGAGCTGACCCGCTGCACTGCCTTCCTGGACGGGGTG GCTGAGTACGAAGTGACCCCTGACGAGAAGCGGAAGGCATGTGGGCGGCGGCTAATGCAGAATTTTCTGAGCCACACG GGTCCTGACCTCATTCCTGAGGTTCCCCGGCAGCTGGTTACTAACTGCGCCCAGCGGCTGGAGCAGGGGCCCTGCAAAGACCTCTTCCAGGAGCTGACCCG GCTGACCCACGAGTACCTGAGCATGGCCCCTTTTGCCGACTACCTCGACAGCATCTACTTCAACCGATTCCTGCAGTGGAAGTGGCTGGAAAG GCAGCCAGTGACCAAAAACACCTTCAGGCAGTACCGAGTCCTGGGCAAAGGTGGCTTTGGGGAG GTGTGTGCTTGCCAGGTGCGCGCAACAGGCAAGATGTATGCCTGCAAGAAGCTGGAGAAAAAGCGGATCAAGAAGCGGAAAGGGGAGGCCATGGCACTAAATGAGAAGCAGATCCTGGAGAAAGTGAACAGTAGGTTTGTA GTGAGCTTAGCCTATGCTTATGAGACCAAGGACGCACTGTGCCTCGTGCTGACACTGATGAATGGAGGCGACCTCAAGTTCCACATCTACCACATGGGCCAGGCTGGCTTTCCTGAAGCACGAGCTGTCTTCTACGCTGCTGAGATCTGCTGTGGCCTAGAGGACCTGCACCGGGAGCGGATTGTGTACAG GGACCTGAAGCCAGAGAACATCCTACTGGATGACCACG GCCACATCCGCATCTCTGACCTGGGACTGGCTGTGCATGTACCAGAAGGCCAGACCATCAAAGGCCGGGTGGGCACCGTGGGCTACATGG CTCCAGAGGTGGTAAAGAATGAGCGGTACACATTCAGCCCTGACTGGTGGGCATTAGGCTGCCTCCTGTATGAGATGATCGCAGGCCAGTCACCCTTccagcaaaggaaaaagaagatcaaGCGGGAGGAGGTGGAGCGGCTGGTGAAGGAAGTGCCTGAGGAGTATTCTGAGCGCTTTTCCCCGCAGGCCCGCTCACTCTGCTCCCAG CTTCTCTGCAAAGACCCTGCGGAGCGCCTAGGGTGTCGTGGGGGTGGCGCTCGAGAGGTGAAGGAGCACCCCCTTTTCAAGAAACTGAACTTCAAGCGGCTGGGAGCTGGCATGCTGGAACCGCCCTTTAAGCCTGAT ccccaggctatTTATTGCAAGGATGTTCTGGATATTGAACAATTCTCCACAGTTAAAGGTGTGGAGCTGGAGCCCACCGACCAGGATTTCTACCAGAAGTTTGCCACTGGCAGTGTGCCCATCCCTTGGCAGAACGAG ATGGTGGAGACTGAGTGCTTCCAGGAGCTGAATGTTTTTGGGCTGGATGGCTCAGTTCCTCCAGACCTGGACTGGAAAGGCCAGCCGCCTGCACCCCCCAAGAAAGGACTGCTGCAGAGACTCTTTAGTCGCCAG GATTGCTGTGGGAACTGCAGCGACAGTGAGGAAGAACTCCCCACCCGCCTCTAG